aaatctcgACATAGCTTCTATCATCCGCTAGTAtttgtagtaaataataattttccatgGCTGTACAAAgagtgttaaattaattatgttaaataatattcaggttgttattataataaatattgttattattcatAAAGCAACAATAACGATTAACGAACGCTAACGCTAGACACTCCAGTCtgtatacacacacatacatgtaCGTAGACACTACTCGTTTAGTATTCTAAATAAGGATAGCGTTCTTGTagagatatataaaaaactgaGCATAAGATTATTTTGCGGACAAATTCTTTGtcatattaatttactaaataaaaaacacaataaaccAAATACATGTAGgatataaaataagttataatacttacgaatatttaacaaaaagttctAAAGTCAAGTGACTAAAGTTGTTGTTACACTGAAATATTACAGTTGTTGATAAGGATTCCCAAATCTGCTTCCACCTTTGCAGTCACGATAAGTACAGAATACGGAAATTAAAATCCGGcagaataaactttatttaatgaaCAGTACACGTATGAATCGCGAAACTCGCAAGAATGAAATGCAACAACAAGGAGTCAAGGACACGTTTATAGCCCCCCTCACTCCCCCGTTCCCCGCATTCGTCCTGTATCTTTACTCTTTAACGAATTGACTGGTTACAAATCTTTTCGAAATTAAATACGTCATATTAATTCTAGAtagaaatacaaacaaaagCTTAAAATACGAAATGTGATcagtataattatttcatttaacaaaaataatggtTTTTATCCTCAAAGTTCTTTTATATTACGTAGGTATTTCTATAACATTTCTATCAAGACTGTGACCGTATATTGtccaacaaaaataattatatacctatctgtacatataaataaaattgaagtgtctgtcttTGATTTCAATATAACCGTGCTTTTTACACTACATATAGTTACTAgatgacccagcaaacgttgtttttccataTGCCATTTGTTATGTCATTAACTGATTAACACCCTTAattctcccccccccccttactTAGGGGTACTACGGGTATATAtgtaatatgcacacaaaatttcataaaaatcgatctagccgtttcggagagcTATCATTGTggcatgagaattttatatagatataagattaaaaaaaaccgggatatttagcgcgaacttgggaaggcctatatccagcagtcgagagcgataggctgaagtgagtgcgTGGATAGTTATTTAcaaatactaaaacacaaagaaattaaaattttcgtcTGTCTTTCTGTTAACATAAAGGTTAGTAAACGTCCACCAAGAAGggatatagataatatataagataagaCATTAAGATGAAGGGCCCTTGAAAATTCTATAAAAGTccttacttttttgttatacaaaCTTAAAAATAGTCACAGGAGTTAAAGGTTACAATAAGTAAACATCCACgaagaacggattttgtgacCGGAACAGATTAAGTTGGTCTAAGGGCTcttacaaatttttatgaaagtctTTCATGTTTGTACTACAAGCTTGAATTTCGATTGAACGATAGTTAACAAGTTTTTACAATAGTTAGTATAGTTCTTCATTTGTTTTTGCtgtaaacataaaatttgacaGAGAGGTAGTTAATTGTTAGTAGACGTCTaccaagaacggattttgcggtAGGGCCTGACTGAAGAGGTATATAAggctttcaatttattttttataaattgctatttttttaattctataagCTTAACATTTGGCATAGGCATAGTTAATAGTTTGTAGACGTCGAGTAATAACAGATTTTGAGACAGGATCAGATTAAGGTCGTCTAAGGGCTTAAGCAAATTTGTATTAGTCTTGCTTATTGCCCTGCTTGAAATTTGGCGGGGAGATAGTTAATAATTTGTAGATGTCTACTTAAAACGAATTTTTCGAGGGTAGTGAATTAAAGTAGTAGATTAAGATTAAGAAGATtctcatccttctcctacatggagaaagaggcctatgcccagtaataggatattacaggctgaagcgtaagaacTCTCGCAactctttataaaaatagttcaaTGTTTGTGCTACAAATAGGTACTACAAGATTATAGGTATCTAATATACGTTCATTGtcagattttgaaaaataataggtAGGTGCTCCTAACGAGGTGAAATAGGAAAGTTTGTATGACAAGTCTATCATTTCTAAAATTTGAAGCATAAAACCTAATTTTTCTACTActgattaaaaatgaataaattcagTATTAATAGGCAATCTAGGGTACATTATCCACAAATTGAAATCAAAAAGTTATACCTCTAAGTGTTTGAAATCGAAATTGAAAGCTTAAATGGAAAGTTTGTCAATTTTGAAGCTGGAAACACCAAATTTTTAATTCTGGACTACTGATTAAAATGAGCAGGACATGTTTCAGCTTTTGtggaaatttaaaacttttgccCTTTCTAAATTTTCGATTCGAGATCGAAGCCGTGTGCaacttttagtatttaaattatagcaTATGCAATGAACAGAAAATCCTGCGGCTTTTATTTTTTAGCCGTCTCAATTGACGACCACCTTTTAAAATttcactagctgtgcctgcgacttcatccacgtggaatttaaaaaatacaagttacaaaaaaataaataaaagtagccttagctactccttactacatcagctatctgccagtgaaagtcccgtcaaaatcgatccagccgtttcagagatttgccgtaacaaaccgacagacagacagacagacaaaagttgtaaaaaatataatttttttatttattttatttatttgaaaaacagACAGTGTACAGAGACTTAGTTTAAAGCTagttacattacaaaaaaaaaatacaccatttaaaagtttttacataCGGTTGCTACATAAAAAGCTAGAGCTTGTACAGTAAGTAATggctaataatataaaacaattgcataacgttcaattaaatatattcacaaGTTCTATAGAATTACATTAAACCAGTGCTTTTTCAACACAAAACCTAAATTTGAAccatattacacaaaaaatttatatgtttatacataCGGTTGCTAAATAGAGACCAAAGCTTGAATTGCAGATAatagattaatataataatatttaagagaTCGCATCAAACCACAACCAGTGCCTTGTCATAATTCTGATGATATTTCCGGTAATTAGTGCTACTAAATGGAGTATACAAGAGAGATGGAATTCTTGAGGACCTTGTAGGGACTTTCAGGTATATTTAGATAAAAGTAGGGGATAATCTATTTTGTTTTGAGCAGATTTTAGTAAGCTAACAATATCAGCTATACGACGTCTTTCAAAAAAGGGAGAAGATGGAATCTCCTAGCTCTAGATTCATAACTAGAATCGTATGGTTTACATTTAGATTGTAAACGTTTAATGAATCTTTTTTGGATTGACTCTAgcctattaatataaataaggtaTTGCGGATTCCAAGCCTGAGAACAATACTCCAGGAAGCTACGAACATAGGAGCATTAGAGaattttaaggttttaatattCCTGAATTCCGAACTCACTTTACAGATAAATCCTAACAATCTATTAGCCTTATTGATAATATAGTCCAAATGCTTATtgtccgtcgagacctgggctctcctggactctctgcagagatgtcatatcgactggcgatatatcgaggtactaaaatctatatacgacgcggcgacgatgaccgttcatgtcaatgaccaaagaacaagacctatttccctccagcgcggggtaagacagggggatgtaatatcaccgaaactgtttaccactgcgctagaggatgtttttaagaccttggattggggggaacggggcatcaacgtcaacggtgaattcatctctcaccttcgtttcgccgacgatattgtcatctttgcggagacgctggatgagttaggccaagtgctggccggcctaaacgagtcctcccgacgtgtcagtctctgtatgaacttggataagacgaaagttatgtttaacaaccaagtcataccgataccggtatcggtcgatggtacccttctcgaagttgttcaggattatatttacctaggccatactatccaactaggccgcaacaacttcgagaaggaggccgataggaggattcggttgggctgggcggcgtttggcagactccgtcgagtcttcacttcgaagattccgcaatgcttgaagacaaaagttttcgagcaatgcgtcctgcctgtgttaacatacggagccgagacgtggacactgaccaagggactggtccacaagtttaaagtcgctcaacgtgcaatggaacgggctatgcttggggtctctctcaaagacaggattagaaatgagactatccgcgagagaacgaaggtaaccgacatagcccacagaattagcaagttgaagtggcagtgggctggtcatctgtgtcgcaggaccgatggccgttggagtagacgggtcctagagtggagaccgcgtcttggcaaacgcagtgcgggacgtcctccggcccgttggaccgacgatctacgtaagagtgccggtgtaggctggatgaggattgcggaagaccgggatgtgtggcgcgaacttggggaggcctatgtccagcagtggactgcgataagctgaagtgatgctTATTGTAAGTAAGCTTTGTATCATGAATGACACCGAGATCACGAACATTTGACACCTTTACTAGTACTTGTGCTTTCAATTTATAAGGGAACTCTATTGCTTTAGAAGAGCGGCTGAAAGTTATGGAAGAGTATTTAGATACGTTAAGGTCATAAGGTATTATGGCAATACTTTGCGAGTCTGTCCAGGTCTTCCTACAGCAAGTTACTGTCAGTCAAATCTTTTATAGTTCTAAATACCTTCATGTCATCAGCATACAAAAGAAATTGTGAGTGCTAAAAACATGaccttatataatttataaacatgtTAAAGAGAAGGTGTCCCAGTAACGATCTCTGgggcacacctgatggtaaatgaCACCTGATGACATCTGAGATTTTCCATATAAGAAGAAAACCACCTGAAGAGACTGCCATGGATTGGCCCGCCAAGTAGATCTTTTTGAGAAGCAAAGAGTGATCTATACAGTCGAAAGCTTTGCTGTAATCGGTAAATATAGTGTCCACTTGTCCTCCCGAGTCCACCTTCAGATACATAATCAACGAATGTCAACAAGTTAGATGCAGTTGACCTATGTTTTAGAAATCTATGAAGAAGTTTGAAAAGAATCCGTATACTTGACAAGTGTCTGTAAACAATACGCTCAAATAGTTTAgcgaatatatataatttggaaATGGgcctataatttttaacttcgCATTTACTACcacttttaaaaataggggATATGAAAGCGGACTTCCAAATTTTTGGGACTACGCCTTCTGTAATGGAACGCCCAAATAAAAGAGTAAGAGGTTCGATTAAGGAAACGTAGCAACGTGAAATGAATAGAGGTGGAATGTTGTCAGGACCCATACCCTTCGTGAGGTCAATATCTATTATTAATTCCTTACCTCATCCGGGGATATTACGATATTACATATggtagaattattaataacagtTAGTGATTTTTTACTATGCCTATGTAAACTATGAGTTTGTGCAAGGAAATTACTTTCGAAGTATGTAGAAAAAatttggtacatgtaccgtgtatacatccatatgcatatataaaaaagtagttattattttaatattacaaacagacactcccattttatttatttgcatagatatAAAGTTCGCTTAATAGGTAAGATATTTCATGTCGGTCATGTTTGAAGCAAACATATCCGAGCCATGATAGGATGAATGACCCATTTTGTAATGATGACTGTGTCAAACAAGCGTTTTACCGTCGCCCATAGATGTGTGCAAATTTAATATTGCATATTTTTCTAACGCATTCGATTCccattacaaaacaatttttgtcgTAATAATAAACCTATTATAAAGATATTCTATGTTAAGTAACGAGCGGTAAGcgcaaacatacaaataaatattactagcaAAGAAATGTAGAGGTAGGGTAATGTACTGACGattgtattaaaagtaataatagctTCGCATTTACAATAGTTATTCGTCAATAGAGTAAGATAGGTCCTTTCTTATTATCTGGTGGACCACATATACACAATTAATAGAGTAGTATTAGTGTGTAGTGAATGTATTAGCTTAGACCGACAGCTAATTTTCAGTTATTAGCTATTAAAAGCTTGTAAAAATGGTATGTAGTTACTTTATTTGCTGATTTACTGCcagacattaatatttaatatgattacattttaaaatccacacaaaatattttaacaactcATTATACGAGTAAAATTCttactgcatttttttataatttatttgaaccTACTAAATTCtggaatgaaataaatttttaatttattttaatccgCTTCTAATGAATATTTACCTGGTTAGCGTAAAACCGCGGGACAAAGCTAGCATTATACCTATACATAGATAAGCTCCCTGTTAGCTTGGCACAAATGTCCCGTACATCCTGATCCATGGCTTATGATGAAATGAGGTTGTTGTCTAAATCGTTCGCTTATCAACATAAAGCCAGGCTTGCCCGATAGCGTGTCGTTCAACTTTATCAGAGATAAATAATTTGCCATTCTTAGAAAACGTTTtgtttcaagtatgttatattaatgtaatcaGTCTGTTATTTCATATATCATGTAGAAACTTTTCACCCATAAAAGTTAATGCGATGATTAATACGTTTTTTcaaatgcaaaaataatttatctgtatctctatatgtattttaaataaaaaaatatatacgtacatattatatattagcaaAGGATATCGCAAATATGCCTTAGATTTAGAAGAAGTAAGTTAACATGACGATCGATATACGAGTAGTTCAGGTTCAATGAtcttaaaaaaagtattcatatttatttataagttaaacattagtatattttaagataaaaacaTCAGATGATACCCAAGCGAAGCCGTAAAAAGAAACTtgtttacacaaataaaaaaagtatttggcTGAGTCACTGAGTAATACTCTCAAATAAGTAATTCATAATCATAATACATAAATAcgagaattattttatttaatcaaacatttattatttattgtaaatatactttatattcataaaaaccATACTGGAGTACGATAAAATCAATCCAAGCGTCAGATCGTCGGGTTATCGGTAAACGTGATTCAAACCACCAGAGTCTTTGTAAGACCTTgatttttgtcattttattcAACGCTATAACGAAttaaatagaacaaaatattattattagtcgtGACATATTTATTCTATATCATAGTTTggtagtataataattatagaaaattaaaGACTATTATAgcaagttaaatttaaaattgcagGAACATATACAACCGATAATACGAATAGACCATtgacgattcagcctgtaatatcccactgctgagcatatgcctctttctccacgtaggagacgGATTGgggctaaatccaccacgctgttccactgcgggttgccGGACTCTTGATTAAAATTTTTCCCATTAAGACAGTTAATTCTGATTTattaatccctactaatattatgaatataaatgtaagtttgtttgttacgctttcacgcaaaaactacttaaccaatcATCGTGTAACTTTGTAAACATATTCTtgaaggtattagaagtaacataggatactttttactcAAAATAATTCAGTGCAAGCGAAGCCGAGGGTAAATAGAAGCTGGTGTTACATATATTCTTACTTCGGCGAAGATAGCAGCTAGACAACTAATAGCTGTAGCGCTAACGATAGCGGCTTAAAgagttaaaagtaattaattattttgaaattatttaactcaAAATATACCAAATAGGCATTAACTATTATTTAGCATAAACCTTtacattatacaaaaataacgcAGGCCATAAAAAGTCACGCGACGACTCAAAGACGCGAAGGGCAACTACAATTgacattatgtaaaataaataattgtcaaCCGTGATTTACTATCCATAACCTACCACAGATCATTTCAACTATGTAGACGATTATTGTGGTCTGGTTATGTCTAATTGCGCTTGCGGGTCTCTAATGAGGATCTACACACGTCTCTACCGCGTTCTCTACCTGTGTTGAGAATCCATTAGCAAGCAGTTAGCTACAAACGAATATATTTCAACGTTTGAAGGCCATTTAATGTCAAGTGTCATTGGTCTAATATCCAACTTTACAAAAATTACTATATCTTGACTGTTTTAAAACGTCTTGCAATAAAACGCAATCAAATTATctgtcacaattttttttcttttaaaatctgTTTTCATATAATAGTAAagtacggcagcaaagaatattgtcaccccctctcttctcatgggtgtcgtaaaaggcgactaaaggataacacagttccactaccacctattattattattaccaccttataacttaaaaaaaccgaccgattaggggataaccatctaactgctgactttgaaatacacaggtcgaagacgggcagcagtgtcttcggtgcgacaaagccagccctgcggtcactaacccgcctgcccaccgtgttgactatgggcaaagcacatgagctcacgccatttttggcgcgaacttgtggaggcctatgtccaacagtggactgcgataggctgatgtgtgtgtgtgtgtgtgtgtgtgtgtgtgtgtgtgtgtgtgtgtgtgtataggTATCTAATTGGATAACATACCTCCCTCGTTTGAATAACTGAAAATTCTTTCTTTTCATTTGCTCTACTGTAAGTGTtactagttttaattttttatctatataaaatactagctggcCTGGCGAACTTCGCAACGCcttatattttttgtgaatataataactatttagacaaaaaaCGTGACCcgtagtttatatatattgagatagtttaattattctaattagTAAAAACTAATAACTTCAAACGCGTAGACACTTACACGAGTTTCAGTATCGCAACTAATCGCTTGGGTCAAGTTCACACTGAGTTTACGCATCAGCATTggcaaaatgttaaaaaaatcttagttaCAACGCCGCCTCCACGCGGCGAGTATCGTATCTACTATGCTTAATCACAAAGTTTTAGGACAGATCTTTGCAAACTAGTGTTTCGTCGAAAGATGTTTTTGTTGTTACTGGCCGTTTTCTTCTGTTGTGGCATGTGCGACAGTGAGGAAGATCTAGGATATAGTTTGAATATTGGAAACGCCATTGACGTATTTGCAaagtaagttttatattattttgtaatgtattaaaTTTCGTTTCTGATAGTATTGTTTCCAGACCAATTGGTCTCGTTTGTTTTGATTTATAGTTAACAGTTTCATAGTTTAGCAGTGAGATAGATAACATGTTTGTGTTTTCGGTGATTgtcttgtaaattattttactatttaagtttcattttattagcTTTCTTAATGTAATTGTCGCCTCGACCTACCATTATTTTTACCTCTACATATTATACATcaaaatttatatagataggtatgtaaaaatttcgtttttttgaaaaaatcaaaataggTATAAGAACGGATGCTATTAATGGATATTaagcatatataaatattgcgCGTTGGTACAGCTGTTTTGTAAAACAACGAGAAAGCCCCAAATTATTATTACGCTAAGTTTTTAGCCTATTAATCATTTCGCCACGAACAAAACATTTCCCTGTATGAATAGTGTAGCAAATCTTAAATTGTCTTCTCATCTATTTAAGTACCATTTactcaacaaattaaaaaaggatCTAGTTAATGAAATTCAATTGATCTAAACGAAACAACGGCTTAATTACTAGCactataaatactaaatttacaTATGTAGAATTAGAAGCACAACAGCGAAAActgttgttgtatttttttttattaaaaacatggAAAACATTGGTACAATCCGCATCATGGTAAGCGGATACATATGCCTGCAATATCCCCGACCCTCAATACGAGACCTGACTACTTACTTGCCACAGAAACACGATTacactatttgagagcagtactatttagctatAATCTTCTTTAAGATTGAGGTTTTTCCAGTCCAGCTGTTCTAAACTTTGAACCAGATATTTCTTACTTGTTTGTGCCTCACTTCAATTAAATGACAATATTGGTAATAGGAAAACTTGTATTTAATTGTCCTAACGCCTAATTATAAATCTCATGTCCATCTTTTCTTCACGTTtctataaaatctttaaatttaacTGTTTCATGAGTAGTCATGTAATAGAATCAATTAATCATCATGTCAAATAGATATGcctaaattattaatatctttatgtattatgtatgtatatatgtttttgttataatagcTATGGCGATCTATCACAAGTAACACAAGTCTTATCAGCTGATTACGAAGATGAAGACAATGTTGGGGCAGATTTATTTCGCGAGAAAAATATCAGGGTCTTCGAAAATGTCACCAGCACGGAGTCTCCTGGTGACACAGGGATAGACATGAATATACTCCTTTGTGAATCTTTCGAAGATTTGGTGACAAACTACTTTCAGAACTTCAAAATAGaagggtaataaaaaaaattactttattttaacattaccaACATCATTCCGTTAATTTTTCAATTGAGTTACATTTTTGGTATTAATTGGAtggaaaatatattcaaataaccCCTGATGCTGCTTCCAGTACAGAAAAACCATGGAAAGCCTTTTTGGGTGACTGGATAAACGACGAGATCATGAGGACCTTCGGCATGGAGTTCGACTTCAAACCGGATAACTGTTGCTATGTCCTCGTCAAGCTATCAAAGACCCTAAAATCCGTTAAAATGGACTCGATGAATAATATTcgtgttaaaaaatatgttgaacGAGAAATAGAGAACTTAAACGCTAGCGACACGACAGCGATAAGACGTTTCATGAAAAGCTACGGGACGCACTACATTGATTCTTTTGTGACTGGAAACTTTATATACCAGGTTAGTTCTAGTTTTTACTTTTCATCTTGTTAACATCGAAGAACGTTTTGATcgaaatgtatattattaataacattcttTCTTGCTGTTCACAGGTTTTTAAGTATAAGAGACCTGGCTACAACCTTCTAAAATCCTACATCAAAGTTCGTGAACAACGAAAGTCTGACTTCGGCAACTTAAGGTTCTACTTCTCATCCTATTTTCTTAAGCAAGTTGGTGATATTAGAGTAAGTATGCTTGgaatataaaaaaggtttcaTTACACAAACTGACTTAAGGTTAAGAGTGAAATCTAACTGAACTACTGGTACTTTTACAGTCgctaaatacaatttttaacgaCTTTCCATGTTTACGATTGAGCCTCTAACATCCTACTGATttgcataggtctctttctccatataggagaaggattagagcttaatccaccacactactccactgcgggttggcggatgtttTTCATTCTgcgtaacgatcactatcaggctTCTATGTTTATAACAtccaaaatattacttttacagATAGCTAGCGGAAACAAAAGGATCGAACAATGGGCACGAAGCAATCTTCTAGACAGTCAATATTTATATTCGAGAC
Above is a window of Melitaea cinxia chromosome 19, ilMelCinx1.1, whole genome shotgun sequence DNA encoding:
- the LOC123662951 gene encoding torso-like protein, translating into MFLLLLAVFFCCGMCDSEEDLGYSLNIGNAIDVFANYGDLSQVTQVLSADYEDEDNVGADLFREKNIRVFENVTSTESPGDTGIDMNILLCESFEDLVTNYFQNFKIEGTEKPWKAFLGDWINDEIMRTFGMEFDFKPDNCCYVLVKLSKTLKSVKMDSMNNIRVKKYVEREIENLNASDTTAIRRFMKSYGTHYIDSFVTGNFIYQVFKYKRPGYNLLKSYIKVREQRKSDFGNLRFYFSSYFLKQVGDIRIASGNKRIEQWARSNLLDSQYLYSRPSLLRVHYSPILAYKLNEMLDDGALLGLNLKILRPLFKDRYKRERYAEIVENDMKLWEINA